In a genomic window of Babylonia areolata isolate BAREFJ2019XMU chromosome 3, ASM4173473v1, whole genome shotgun sequence:
- the LOC143280124 gene encoding uncharacterized protein LOC143280124, producing MSTTTPRSRSRRRFRVLQATPTSAHFQEALRLCRHHQEDHHHHHHPSDTDDETSHPADSSISNNEHQTSYTRTQNPDQVHRLPPADTGAPSLQDLQRKPAGAEEGGLGSPRLRGCGRNQSETRVQWADQSQPGTARGHHHHHQQQQWKRCQRKTLVKDGDVQPKSILKRCSFVAV from the exons ATGTCGACGACAACGCCCAGGAGCAGGTCGAGAAGACGCTTCCGGGTTTTGCAGGCCACGCCCACCTCGGCTCACTTCCAGGAGGCCCTGAGGCTGTGTCGGCACCACCaggaggaccaccaccaccaccatcacccgtcAGACACAG ATGACGAGACAAGTCATCCGGcggacagcagcatcagcaacaacgagCATCAGACCAGCTATACCAGAACTCAGAATCCTGATCAGGTTCATCGCCTTCCGCCAGCAGACACAGGAGCACCATCCCTCCAAGACCTCCAGAGGAAGCCGGCAGGGGCCGAGGAGGGCGGCTTGGGCAGCCCCAGGTTGAGGGGCTGTGGCAGGAACCAGAGCGAGACGCGCGTGCAGTGGGCTGACCAATCACAGCCCGGCACGGCCAGgggacaccaccaccatcaccagcagcagcagtggaagcGTTGCCAGAGAAAGACGTTAGTGAAGGACGGGGACGTGCAGCCCAAGTCCATCCTGAAGCGGTGCAGCTTTGTTGCTGTGTGA